In the Alphaproteobacteria bacterium genome, one interval contains:
- the nrdR gene encoding transcriptional regulator NrdR encodes MRCPFCNHPDTGVKDSRTTEDNATIRRRRFCMECGSRFTTFERVQLRDLMVLKKSGLRVPFDRDKLAQSIETALHKREIDPERLERVVSSIVRQLETSGETEIPTTDIGEMAMDALLNLDSVAYVRFASVYKQFNDVKDFVAFIKNNSL; translated from the coding sequence GTGCGATGTCCCTTTTGCAACCACCCGGATACAGGGGTTAAAGACTCTCGAACCACAGAAGACAACGCCACCATCCGAAGGCGGCGGTTTTGTATGGAATGTGGTTCACGCTTTACGACGTTTGAACGGGTTCAGTTGCGCGATTTAATGGTTTTGAAGAAAAGCGGTCTTCGGGTTCCATTTGACAGGGACAAGCTGGCGCAATCTATTGAAACAGCTTTGCACAAACGGGAGATTGATCCAGAGCGGCTCGAACGTGTCGTTTCCAGTATTGTACGACAATTGGAAACGTCCGGAGAAACGGAAATTCCAACAACGGATATTGGCGAGATGGCTATGGATGCGCTTCTCAATCTAGATTCTGTTGCTTATGTACGGTTTGCAAGCGTTTATAAACAGTTCAATGACGTCAAAGATTTTGTAGCGTTTATTAAGAACAATTCCTTGTAG